In Salinibaculum sp. SYNS191, the genomic window GCCGCCGACAACGCGGCGACGCCGGAACTCGCGAACCTGGGGGAGGCGGTCGGTGACAACGCCGACTCCCTCGCCGAGGGCGTCGAGACGGTGGTCCAGCTCCAGGAGACCGGCACGCTCGACGACCTGGCCGCCTTCGCCAACACCGTCTCACTGCTCCAGGCCGCGATGGACGACGAGATGGTGATGAAGCTGACCGAGACCGGGTCGCGCCTGGGCGAACTCGCCGACACCGCCGCGGACGACGACGTCGCCGGCGGGCTGGAGGACGTCCTCTACGCCGTCGGTGACGCCACCAGCGAGGAGGCGGAACCCGTCGGCATCGTGGGCCTCGCGAAGGCGCTGCGGGACCCCGAGGTCAAGGCCGGCATGGGTGTCGCCCTGAACCTGCTGAAGGCGCTCGGTGGAACGCTCGGGAACCCCGACGCCGACCGGTCGTAGCGCGCGACCGAGAGGTCACACCGGTCAAGATTTTCCCCGGTCAAGACTGCTGCACCAGCCGATGCGCTCGCGACCTGTCCTGTCACCCGTCGAGCGTTCGGAGCCCGACCACGAGATTTATACAGAATACATGTATTATGTACGAGTATGGGAACCTCGCCGGTTTCAGCCGACGGTGCCGACGCCGGGCCGGAAGAGGCATACTCGGGCCTGCTCGCGTACGCGGAGTTACTCACCAATCCGGAACTCGCTCGCCTGTACGCAGAAATCTTGCAACGCGGGCCTGTGACCGTCGAGACACTCAAAGAAGAACTGGACGTCCCACACTCGACTGCGTACAAATACGTGGGTCGGTTAGAGGAGATGGGAGTCCTCGACCGGGACGACGATACCACCCCCGCAACGGTGACGGTCGAGCCGGTGCGCCTCGTGCTGGAAACCGGCGAGGGCGAAATTGCCGCGACGCCGGTTTTCATCATCGCCATCGGAGAGCAAACTGACAACGACGATATCGCGGTGTTCGTCGACCGCCACGGCGTCGCGAAACTCGGTGCTGCACTTCACTACACGTTCCGGGTGCGAGCAGGCGAACTGACACAGCGAACTGCCGCATCTCGCCTCGACGTTCACCCCGTCGAGGCGATGACCGTCTTCGACGCGCTTCTGGAGGTCATCGAGAGCGCTGTAGAGTACGACCCGTATCTGTCCGAGAAGTAGAATGACCGGCGCCCCAATTCCGCCAGGGAGCGTCGTCGTGATAGACACCAGTGTTGTCATCGCCATCGGCAGCCCAGCCAACGAAAAGTACCGCGCTCTCGAACAGTACGTGACGCGACACGACGTCACCGTCCGGGTTCCAGACTACGTTGCGTCGGAACTGGGGGAGTCGCCAGACGCCTACCAGTACCAGCACGAGAGTCTCCGAGCCGCGCGAGACGCTGGCTGGGTCCACCCAGTTTCGGCGAAATTCGATGCCCCCGCCGTGTCCACAGTTATCGACAGGACCCGTGAGCGCATGGCCGCTCTCTCTGCTGACGACGTCACCGAAGACGAAATCGAAAAGACCAATGCCGTGCTCGCTGGGGTCGCCTATCAACTCGCACAGAACGACCAGTCCATCGGCGTCCTGGTCAGTGATAGTCTCGCCGAACAGGCAATTGCTGACGTGTTATCCGCAGAAGGGTGCGAGGCGAGTGTCGTGGAGGGTCGGGAATTCGTGACCTCGCTCGTCGAGAGCGAACTGTAGACTGCGCTCGTCTGCCGGTTTCGAACGGTTTCGACGGCACGCAGGACGCAATTGTTCGTCGAATCGCGGGAAACGCAAGACCTCGGGAATTATTCTACGCCACCGTCCCGCTGTCTGGTTTCACCGCCCACGGCGGTTCCAAAACCGTTTCACCTGCCGAGTGGCAACGGCGGCTATGAGCCGCCCGACGATTCTGCTGACGAACGACGACGGTATCGACGCCGCCGGCCTGGTTCGCCTCTACGAGGAACTGACTGCAATCGGGGACGTGACTGTCGTCGCCCCCGCGGAGAATCAGAGCGGCGTCGGTCGCACGCGTTCCCACGCCGCCGTCCGCCGCGACCACCCGTGGGGCTACACCCTCTCCGGCACCCCCGCCGACTGCGTCGCCTACGCCCTCCGCGGGCTCGACACCGACTTCGACCTGGTGGTCTCGGGCTGTAACCACGGTCCCAACGCCGGCAACTACGTCACCGGCCGCTCGGGCACCGTCGGTGCCGGCATCGAAGCCGCCTTCCTCGGGACGCCGGCCGTCGCAGTCTCTGCTTACCACCACGAGGACTTCTTCCCGGAACCGGCCAGTGCCTACGACTTCGGCCGGCCGGCGCGGGTGACCGTCGACATCTGCCGGCGTGCGGAGGTCGCCGGCCTGTTCTCCGAGGGGACGCTGCTGAACGTGAACGTCCCGCTGGACGTGGCCGACCCCACGATGCGCCGGACCCGCCCGCTGCCCGACTACGACCTCGATGTCGAGGAAGACGCCGACCCCGACGACATCGACGCCATCGAGGCCATCGGCCGCGACGGCGAGGTCGACGGCGACGACGACGGCACGATAATCCGGATGCGCGACGAGGTGTGGCCGGGGGCCGTCGGCTTCGAGAACCCGTTTCCGCCGACCGAGGAACACCGCCGGCGCTACCCCCGCGGGACGGACCGGCGCGC contains:
- a CDS encoding DUF7437 domain-containing protein — protein: MGTSPVSADGADAGPEEAYSGLLAYAELLTNPELARLYAEILQRGPVTVETLKEELDVPHSTAYKYVGRLEEMGVLDRDDDTTPATVTVEPVRLVLETGEGEIAATPVFIIAIGEQTDNDDIAVFVDRHGVAKLGAALHYTFRVRAGELTQRTAASRLDVHPVEAMTVFDALLEVIESAVEYDPYLSEK
- the surE gene encoding 5'/3'-nucleotidase SurE translates to MSRPTILLTNDDGIDAAGLVRLYEELTAIGDVTVVAPAENQSGVGRTRSHAAVRRDHPWGYTLSGTPADCVAYALRGLDTDFDLVVSGCNHGPNAGNYVTGRSGTVGAGIEAAFLGTPAVAVSAYHHEDFFPEPASAYDFGRPARVTVDICRRAEVAGLFSEGTLLNVNVPLDVADPTMRRTRPLPDYDLDVEEDADPDDIDAIEAIGRDGEVDGDDDGTIIRMRDEVWPGAVGFENPFPPTEEHRRRYPRGTDRRALVDGEISVSPLSIEHGDHETEDLAALVDAYNEEKLA
- a CDS encoding DUF1641 domain-containing protein, with the protein product MSDEQSPEQMDGQGDGESAAENEQGNGESAAETAGQAAVPPELVQAVEENPEEVARLVQNLDQVNDLLDASAVATAAMDDGMVMRLTEDGSALGAAADNAATPELANLGEAVGDNADSLAEGVETVVQLQETGTLDDLAAFANTVSLLQAAMDDEMVMKLTETGSRLGELADTAADDDVAGGLEDVLYAVGDATSEEAEPVGIVGLAKALRDPEVKAGMGVALNLLKALGGTLGNPDADRS